One Oleidesulfovibrio alaskensis DSM 16109 genomic region harbors:
- a CDS encoding FAD/NAD-binding family oxidoreductase, which translates to MSDTGKKKLGVIVDTVRENDDTTSIFFRPEDDERFKAFRPGQFASIRVMTEEGWSEPHPFTISGAPGDTLRMTIKRNGRFTGEIIPALKAGVPIQCAGPFGAFCRDIEGEEQIVFVAGGVGITPFLSVLRHFRNTDAANSIVLFWCNKTYADAFAAQELEEIADTIDLTVVHVLSREHKPDLYEEEDKPRIRFEKGHFSRHMLERHIRSTTASFYLCGPGPMQEHVLDEMAAYGIDPAGVNKEQFVFTGK; encoded by the coding sequence ATGAGCGATACCGGCAAAAAAAAACTTGGTGTCATTGTCGACACCGTACGCGAAAACGACGACACCACGAGCATATTCTTCCGGCCCGAAGATGACGAACGCTTCAAGGCATTCAGACCCGGACAATTCGCATCCATACGGGTGATGACCGAAGAAGGATGGAGTGAACCGCATCCGTTTACCATATCAGGAGCTCCGGGCGATACGCTGCGCATGACCATCAAACGCAACGGCCGTTTTACCGGCGAAATCATTCCCGCGCTCAAGGCAGGCGTGCCCATCCAGTGTGCCGGACCGTTCGGGGCTTTCTGCCGCGATATCGAAGGGGAAGAACAGATCGTATTTGTGGCGGGCGGCGTGGGCATAACACCGTTTCTCAGCGTGTTACGCCATTTTCGCAATACTGACGCCGCCAACAGCATAGTGCTTTTCTGGTGCAACAAAACCTACGCGGACGCGTTTGCCGCGCAGGAGCTGGAAGAGATTGCGGATACAATTGACCTGACGGTGGTGCATGTGCTCAGCCGTGAGCACAAACCCGATCTGTACGAAGAAGAGGACAAGCCCCGCATCCGTTTTGAAAAAGGGCACTTTTCGCGCCATATGCTGGAACGGCACATCCGTTCCACCACGGCGTCGTTTTATCTGTGCGGTCCGGGCCCCATGCAGGAGCATGTTCTGGACGAGATGGCCGCCTACGGCATAGACCCCGCAGGAGTGAACAAGGAACAGTTCGTCTTTACGGGAAAATAG
- a CDS encoding NifB/NifX family molybdenum-iron cluster-binding protein codes for MLIAVAADGKTLDARVEPVFGRADYFLLVSTEDMDCKAVENPFRDDLEKAGRRMAALLHEYGAVAVLCGECGPKARLGLAEAGIRVGIGFGGSVRGAVERFLSLEETVAGGS; via the coding sequence ATGCTTATTGCAGTGGCGGCGGACGGAAAAACTCTGGACGCCAGAGTGGAGCCTGTTTTCGGCAGAGCGGACTATTTTCTGCTGGTTTCTACGGAAGACATGGACTGCAAAGCGGTGGAAAATCCCTTCCGTGACGATCTGGAAAAAGCAGGCAGACGCATGGCCGCGTTGCTGCATGAGTATGGCGCTGTGGCTGTACTGTGCGGCGAGTGCGGTCCCAAAGCGCGCCTCGGGCTGGCCGAAGCCGGTATCCGTGTGGGGATAGGTTTCGGCGGCTCGGTGCGGGGGGCCGTGGAACGCTTTCTTTCACTGGAGGAAACCGTCGCGGGCGGTTCCTGA
- the thiM gene encoding hydroxyethylthiazole kinase, translated as MSEHSFVWDAVQRVRTGAPLVHNITNYVVMNTTANALLAAGASPVMAHAREEVEELAGLCSSLVLNIGTLSKPWIESMFAAGRIAQSRGVPVVLDPVGAGASSLRTWTSLDLLRELNISVLRGNASEILALSGAGSRTKGVDSIHQAADAADAARELAGKFGCVVVVSGAEDLITDGSSDVLVRGGHDMMPRITGMGCTATALVAAHAAVAGSVLDGAAAGMGVMAVAGTMASRKAKGPGSFQMHFIDALYGMQSFDVEAGVEIVR; from the coding sequence ATGAGCGAACATAGCTTCGTCTGGGACGCGGTACAGCGCGTCCGTACCGGTGCTCCGCTGGTGCATAATATAACCAACTATGTAGTGATGAATACCACCGCAAACGCGCTGCTGGCCGCCGGTGCATCTCCCGTCATGGCTCATGCGCGGGAAGAGGTGGAAGAACTGGCCGGTCTGTGCTCTTCTCTGGTGCTGAATATCGGCACCCTGAGCAAACCGTGGATAGAGTCCATGTTCGCAGCCGGACGCATCGCGCAGTCGCGCGGTGTGCCTGTGGTGCTCGATCCCGTGGGGGCTGGGGCGTCTTCGCTGCGTACATGGACAAGCCTTGATCTGCTGCGCGAACTCAATATAAGCGTACTGCGCGGTAATGCCTCTGAAATTCTGGCACTTTCCGGTGCCGGATCACGCACGAAAGGGGTGGACAGCATACATCAGGCTGCCGATGCCGCCGATGCCGCACGTGAACTTGCCGGTAAGTTCGGTTGCGTGGTTGTTGTCAGCGGGGCGGAAGATCTGATTACCGACGGTTCCAGCGACGTGCTGGTGCGCGGCGGACACGACATGATGCCCCGTATTACCGGCATGGGCTGCACGGCCACTGCTCTGGTGGCGGCGCATGCGGCTGTTGCCGGCAGTGTGCTGGACGGCGCGGCCGCAGGCATGGGAGTTATGGCCGTGGCGGGTACCATGGCCTCGCGCAAGGCCAAAGGGCCGGGCAGTTTTCAGATGCACTTTATTGATGCGCTGTACGGCATGCAGTCATTTGATGTCGAAGCCGGCGTGGAGATTGTGCGGTGA
- the thiE gene encoding thiamine phosphate synthase, with protein MTRMQPDYSVYLVTDRTLCVSGTLEDVVARAVQGGVTMVQLREKQLCTREFVELGRALRALLAPRGVPLLVNDRVDVALACGADGVHIGQSDIRYADARRLMGAGAVIGVSVESVEQAAEAERCGADYMGVSPVFATPTKTDTSAPWGLEGLRGLRRRFSLPLVAIGGIGPDNAAEVFEAGADGIAVVSAICASPDPQQAAATLRAVARGKRRAAAAL; from the coding sequence GTGACCCGTATGCAGCCGGATTATTCGGTTTATCTGGTCACTGACCGTACGCTGTGTGTCAGTGGTACGCTGGAAGATGTGGTGGCCCGTGCCGTGCAGGGCGGCGTGACCATGGTGCAGCTGCGCGAAAAGCAGCTTTGCACCCGTGAGTTTGTCGAACTTGGCCGGGCGCTGCGGGCGCTGCTGGCCCCCCGCGGGGTTCCGCTGCTTGTCAACGACCGGGTGGATGTGGCTCTGGCCTGCGGGGCCGACGGGGTGCATATCGGGCAGAGCGATATCCGTTATGCTGATGCACGCAGGCTCATGGGGGCCGGTGCCGTCATCGGCGTGTCGGTGGAATCCGTTGAACAGGCTGCGGAAGCGGAACGTTGCGGCGCCGACTATATGGGCGTGAGCCCCGTATTTGCCACCCCCACAAAAACAGACACTTCCGCGCCGTGGGGGCTGGAAGGGCTGCGCGGTCTGCGGCGGCGGTTTTCTTTGCCGCTGGTGGCCATAGGCGGTATCGGTCCGGATAATGCGGCTGAGGTTTTTGAAGCGGGAGCAGACGGCATTGCTGTTGTTTCTGCCATTTGCGCCAGTCCGGACCCGCAGCAGGCGGCAGCAACACTGCGTGCCGTTGCCCGCGGAAAAAGGCGTGCGGCAGCCGCTTTATGA
- a CDS encoding amino acid ABC transporter permease encodes MTAYRGLDAPRGPGYFLFWKAAFVAMLLVTVGFLWAASNSVEYVWRWNRIPQYFWVQKHVDVRAEQQGTLVETLTKDGARFVVLQEDDGTRVQQKLEPGMSLTPAQGDYVYLGDVLGTYRVSEPGVLLQGLWVTLEVSLISIVFGITFGVLTGLARISENPALKWGAITYIELIRGSPLLVQIFLWYFVAGTLVNNLLMQAGLGQVPPMWFGVLALSVFTGAYVAEIVRAGIQSVHRGQMEAARSLGLNYSQAMRKVILPQAFRRIMPPLAGQFISLVKDSSLLGVIAIRELTKATREVVSSSLQPFELWILCAVLYLLLTFTLSLFVSYLENKAVR; translated from the coding sequence ATGACGGCATATAGAGGGCTGGATGCGCCCAGAGGTCCGGGATACTTTCTCTTCTGGAAGGCGGCTTTTGTGGCGATGCTGCTTGTCACTGTCGGTTTTCTGTGGGCTGCGTCCAATTCTGTGGAGTATGTATGGCGGTGGAACCGCATTCCCCAGTATTTCTGGGTGCAGAAACATGTGGACGTGCGCGCTGAGCAGCAGGGAACTCTTGTTGAGACGCTGACAAAAGACGGCGCACGGTTTGTGGTGCTGCAGGAAGACGACGGTACCCGTGTGCAGCAGAAGCTGGAACCGGGTATGTCTCTTACTCCGGCGCAGGGGGATTACGTTTATCTGGGCGATGTGCTGGGCACATACAGGGTCAGCGAGCCGGGAGTGCTGCTGCAGGGGCTGTGGGTCACGCTGGAGGTCAGCCTCATTTCCATTGTGTTCGGCATCACCTTCGGTGTGCTGACCGGCCTTGCCCGCATTTCCGAAAACCCCGCGCTTAAATGGGGGGCCATCACCTACATCGAGCTGATCCGCGGTTCCCCCCTGCTGGTGCAGATTTTTCTGTGGTATTTTGTCGCCGGTACGCTGGTGAACAATCTGCTTATGCAGGCCGGTCTGGGGCAGGTGCCGCCCATGTGGTTCGGTGTGCTGGCGCTGTCCGTGTTTACGGGTGCCTATGTGGCCGAAATTGTCCGTGCCGGTATACAGTCTGTGCACCGCGGGCAGATGGAAGCAGCCCGGTCGCTGGGTCTCAATTACAGTCAGGCCATGCGCAAGGTCATTCTGCCGCAGGCCTTCCGCCGCATCATGCCGCCGCTGGCAGGGCAGTTCATCAGTCTGGTCAAAGACTCTTCTCTGCTGGGCGTCATCGCCATCCGCGAACTGACCAAGGCAACACGTGAAGTTGTCAGCTCTTCGCTGCAGCCTTTCGAGCTGTGGATTCTGTGCGCGGTGCTGTACCTGCTGCTTACCTTCACGCTTTCGCTGTTTGTCTCTTATCTGGAAAACAAGGCCGTACGATGA
- a CDS encoding NAD-glutamate dehydrogenase domain-containing protein, with protein MARHVSETDRVLESVKSGLDSVAQSVVPWFYANMPDYYFKTHSVEDQVQHLQTIITGRVTTDNHTVNLVSPDRRTVTYIAPEGSDIELLQILESHLDDSIETARLYSSHDGQLKLCTILLSGQPKASPESEEFAAAVQAVLDEGLIRGDERGAFEIFLSGTNSDYVHKFETLRAARHFRAMQDLRGSEDTWVTLEQCPGGNESRIAVAMVNPPSTGLLLQVTKILHREKLSVRRAYGDLFTLPDGKTMALLSFYVRLRDDLVLPDSELWHKLTRKLKLVKWFAPHDLEKYADEEGWNLKRVMLLQAACEFAHVFLVKDNLWAYTADNVVNVALVRRREIALLVEYFEARFDPSLGSRQDRVASLEDRIDTMLEECVEENERRILGIIFGFFRNTLRTNYYLDQIYGLSFRLDSSFMAECSGGCPPEDRPYGVFFFHGPYAQGFHVRYRDMARGGVRMVTTRTQEQFELESNRLYDEVTALARAQHYKNKDIPEGGSKAVMLLGPRGDVNLAVHSMINSLLDVILTGEDSPALPGVVDYLGKEEIIYLGPDEHITPEHIDWTVRRARERGYRWPSAFMSSKPNAGINHKEYGVTSLGVMVFVDEVLRSMGIEPEKQRFTCKITGGPKGDVAGNVLKILYRDYGENARVVAITDGHGAAYDPQGLAWSELNRLIDMQRSIDSFSSLKLTGEEAFVISADTPENVRIRNALHNRAQADIFIPSGGRPDTINSKNWRDFFAADGTPSARAVVEGANLFISPDARQKLSEKGVLVVHGSSANKTGVICSSYEILGGLVMTEEEFVANKPRYVEDVFDILRRRARDEARLLLRERRKCDDCKALHEISLELSTEINSVADALYAGFMADQPDIAADDMLRSLLLEYCPAVLVERYRDRILGSVPLRHQYSLISAYVASRIVYQEGMGWLGELVRKRDVRRVMRVYREAEKQVAGYVAALRGATVDDADSITELMESGGVRYLTMQQLGLV; from the coding sequence ATGGCTAGGCACGTATCAGAGACAGACCGTGTTCTGGAGTCGGTCAAAAGCGGACTGGACAGCGTTGCGCAAAGCGTTGTCCCCTGGTTTTACGCCAACATGCCCGACTACTATTTCAAAACCCATTCGGTGGAAGATCAGGTTCAGCACCTGCAGACCATTATCACCGGCAGGGTGACCACAGACAACCACACCGTCAATCTTGTCAGTCCCGACAGGCGGACTGTTACCTACATTGCACCCGAAGGCAGCGACATTGAGTTGCTGCAGATTCTTGAGAGCCATCTGGATGACAGCATTGAAACGGCAAGGCTGTACTCCAGCCATGACGGGCAGCTGAAGCTGTGCACCATATTGCTTTCCGGACAGCCCAAAGCTTCGCCCGAATCGGAGGAGTTTGCCGCTGCTGTGCAGGCCGTGCTGGATGAAGGGCTGATACGCGGGGATGAGCGCGGGGCGTTTGAGATTTTTCTGAGCGGCACCAATAGTGACTATGTGCATAAATTTGAAACCCTGCGCGCGGCGCGTCACTTCCGCGCCATGCAGGACTTGCGCGGCAGCGAGGATACATGGGTCACGCTGGAGCAGTGCCCCGGCGGCAACGAATCACGCATTGCCGTGGCCATGGTCAACCCGCCATCCACCGGACTGCTGTTGCAGGTGACCAAGATTCTGCACCGCGAAAAACTGTCTGTCAGGCGGGCATACGGCGACCTTTTCACACTGCCGGACGGCAAGACCATGGCGCTGCTCAGTTTTTATGTGCGCCTGAGAGATGATCTTGTGCTGCCTGATTCTGAGCTGTGGCACAAGCTGACCCGCAAACTGAAGCTGGTGAAGTGGTTTGCCCCGCATGATCTGGAAAAATATGCAGATGAGGAAGGCTGGAACCTGAAAAGGGTAATGCTGCTGCAGGCGGCCTGCGAATTTGCCCATGTATTTCTGGTCAAAGATAACCTGTGGGCTTACACGGCGGACAATGTGGTCAATGTGGCGCTGGTGCGCCGGCGTGAAATTGCTCTTCTGGTGGAATATTTCGAGGCACGGTTCGATCCTTCGCTGGGCAGCAGGCAGGACAGGGTGGCATCGCTGGAAGACCGCATAGACACCATGCTTGAGGAATGCGTGGAAGAAAACGAACGGCGGATTCTGGGAATCATCTTCGGATTTTTCCGCAACACGCTGCGTACCAACTATTATCTCGATCAGATATACGGGCTTTCCTTCCGTCTTGATTCCTCGTTTATGGCCGAATGCTCCGGCGGATGTCCGCCGGAAGACAGACCCTACGGTGTCTTTTTTTTCCACGGGCCTTATGCGCAGGGGTTTCATGTACGGTACCGCGATATGGCCCGGGGCGGCGTGCGCATGGTAACCACGCGTACACAGGAACAGTTCGAGCTGGAGTCGAACCGGCTGTACGACGAGGTCACGGCGCTGGCCCGCGCCCAGCATTACAAAAACAAGGATATTCCCGAAGGCGGCTCCAAAGCGGTGATGCTGCTGGGACCGAGGGGCGATGTGAATCTGGCCGTGCACAGCATGATCAATTCGCTTCTGGATGTCATACTGACGGGGGAGGATTCTCCCGCGCTGCCGGGGGTGGTGGATTATCTGGGCAAGGAAGAAATCATCTATCTGGGGCCCGATGAGCACATCACTCCAGAGCACATAGACTGGACAGTGCGCCGTGCACGTGAACGCGGGTACCGCTGGCCGTCGGCTTTCATGAGTTCAAAGCCCAATGCCGGTATCAATCACAAGGAATACGGGGTCACCAGTCTGGGGGTGATGGTCTTTGTGGACGAAGTGCTGCGCAGCATGGGTATTGAGCCTGAAAAGCAGCGCTTTACCTGCAAGATAACAGGCGGTCCCAAAGGGGACGTGGCAGGCAACGTGCTCAAAATTCTGTACAGGGATTACGGCGAAAATGCCCGCGTGGTTGCCATCACCGACGGACACGGCGCGGCCTATGACCCGCAGGGACTCGCATGGAGCGAACTGAACCGTCTCATTGACATGCAGCGGTCCATCGATTCTTTTTCTTCGCTCAAGCTGACGGGAGAAGAGGCCTTTGTCATCAGTGCCGACACTCCGGAAAATGTCCGCATACGCAACGCGCTGCATAACAGGGCGCAGGCCGATATATTCATCCCTTCGGGCGGCAGGCCCGATACCATCAACAGCAAAAACTGGCGCGATTTCTTTGCCGCCGACGGCACTCCGTCGGCACGGGCGGTGGTGGAAGGCGCCAACCTGTTCATTTCGCCCGATGCCCGGCAGAAGCTGTCTGAAAAAGGCGTGCTTGTGGTGCACGGCTCGTCGGCCAACAAAACCGGGGTCATCTGCTCGTCATACGAGATTCTGGGCGGCCTTGTGATGACGGAAGAAGAGTTTGTGGCCAACAAACCGCGTTATGTGGAAGATGTGTTCGACATCCTGCGGCGCAGAGCCAGAGACGAGGCGCGGCTGCTCCTGCGTGAACGCCGCAAATGCGACGACTGCAAGGCGCTGCATGAAATATCGCTGGAACTTTCAACGGAAATCAACAGCGTGGCCGATGCGCTGTATGCAGGGTTCATGGCGGACCAGCCCGATATCGCCGCAGACGATATGCTGCGGTCATTGCTGCTGGAATATTGTCCCGCCGTGCTGGTGGAACGCTACCGCGACCGTATTCTCGGCAGTGTGCCGCTGCGGCACCAGTATTCGCTTATCAGCGCGTATGTGGCTTCGCGCATCGTGTATCAGGAAGGTATGGGCTGGCTGGGCGAACTGGTGCGTAAGCGTGATGTGCGGCGTGTCATGCGCGTTTACCGCGAAGCCGAAAAACAGGTGGCCGGATATGTGGCCGCACTGCGGGGCGCCACTGTGGACGATGCCGACAGCATAACGGAACTTATGGAATCGGGCGGAGTGCGCTACCTGACCATGCAGCAGCTGGGGCTTGTCTAG
- a CDS encoding transporter substrate-binding domain-containing protein, with protein sequence MKFVKALVLLLVTVMAVPAFAGDIDLAKKSVLNDILKRGELRVGFDAGYPPFEMTDKSGNFVGFDIDLGKELAKSMGVKFVPVNTDFDGMIPSLLSGKFDVIISGMTLTQERNMKIGFSEPYLVMGQTVLVAAKHKGTVKSYKDLNDPKFIVVSRMGTTGEEATKKYLPKATYKSFDKEVDCAMEVVNGRADAFVYDLPVNEVFQAQQGKDKTYLLNEPFTFEPMAVGYKQGDPDFANFINHFLRQLKNDGRYERMYNKWLRSDAWQSQLK encoded by the coding sequence ATGAAGTTTGTTAAGGCGCTTGTCCTGCTGCTGGTTACTGTTATGGCGGTACCGGCTTTTGCAGGCGACATCGATCTGGCCAAGAAATCCGTTCTGAACGACATCCTGAAGCGCGGAGAACTGCGCGTCGGCTTCGACGCCGGTTATCCCCCCTTTGAGATGACGGACAAGTCCGGCAATTTTGTGGGCTTTGACATTGACCTCGGCAAAGAGCTTGCCAAATCCATGGGTGTTAAGTTCGTTCCTGTGAATACCGATTTCGACGGTATGATTCCTTCGCTGCTTTCCGGAAAGTTTGACGTGATCATTTCCGGCATGACACTGACGCAGGAACGCAACATGAAGATCGGTTTTTCCGAACCGTACCTTGTCATGGGGCAGACCGTGCTGGTAGCTGCAAAGCATAAAGGCACCGTGAAATCCTACAAGGATCTCAATGATCCCAAGTTCATCGTTGTTTCCCGCATGGGTACCACCGGTGAAGAAGCCACCAAAAAATACCTGCCCAAGGCGACCTACAAGTCGTTTGACAAAGAAGTGGACTGCGCCATGGAAGTGGTGAACGGCCGTGCCGACGCGTTTGTGTACGACCTGCCGGTGAACGAGGTGTTTCAGGCACAGCAGGGCAAGGACAAAACCTACCTGCTGAACGAGCCTTTCACCTTTGAACCCATGGCTGTGGGCTACAAGCAGGGTGATCCTGACTTTGCAAACTTTATCAATCATTTTCTGCGTCAGCTGAAAAACGACGGCCGCTACGAGCGCATGTACAACAAGTGGCTGCGTTCCGACGCATGGCAGTCTCAGCTTAAATAA